In Chitinophagales bacterium, a single genomic region encodes these proteins:
- a CDS encoding asparaginase, whose translation MIRILITGGTFDKEYDMINGRLYFNQTNVDEMLLKGRCTVPHTVETLMMIDSLEMTDRDREKILKACTETNEDKIVITHGTDTMTVTGEYLAKAGLNKTIVITGAMIPYSFGSSDGFFNLGSAIAFAQSLPKGVYIAMNGTYFLWNEVKKNRQTGFFEEIR comes from the coding sequence ATGATACGCATATTAATAACTGGTGGCACTTTTGACAAAGAGTATGACATGATCAATGGTCGCCTCTACTTTAACCAAACCAATGTGGACGAAATGTTGCTCAAGGGTCGATGCACTGTGCCTCATACCGTGGAGACTTTGATGATGATAGATAGTTTGGAAATGACTGACAGAGATAGAGAGAAAATATTAAAAGCTTGTACAGAGACCAATGAAGATAAAATAGTCATCACACATGGGACCGATACTATGACAGTGACAGGAGAATATCTCGCCAAAGCAGGTTTGAATAAAACCATAGTTATTACAGGTGCTATGATCCCCTATTCATTTGGTAGTAGCGATGGATTTTTTAATCTAGGTAGTGCTATAGCCTTCGCCCAATCTTTACCAAAAGGAGTTTATATAGCCATGAATGGCACCTACTTTCTATGGAATGAGGTGAAAAAGAATCGCCAAACTGGATTTTTTGAAGAAATAAGATAG
- a CDS encoding BrxA/BrxB family bacilliredoxin: MYPAELVAPMRKELTDAGFTELLDAQSVDNVLDSTEGTTFLMINSVCGCAAGAARPGVKKALASAEKKPTNLVTVFAGVDKEAVNQARSYTLPYPPSSPSMAVFKEGKLVHFIERHQIEGNTAEMIGDHLKKVFEHYC, from the coding sequence ATGTATCCAGCCGAGCTTGTAGCCCCAATGAGAAAAGAATTGACCGATGCAGGTTTCACAGAACTTCTAGACGCACAGTCTGTTGATAATGTACTAGATAGCACCGAAGGCACGACTTTCCTCATGATAAATTCTGTGTGCGGTTGTGCAGCAGGTGCTGCTAGACCAGGCGTTAAAAAAGCACTAGCTTCTGCCGAGAAAAAGCCTACTAACTTGGTTACCGTTTTTGCAGGAGTGGATAAAGAAGCTGTAAATCAGGCTCGTTCATATACACTGCCTTATCCGCCTTCTTCGCCTTCAATGGCTGTTTTCAAAGAGGGTAAACTCGTTCATTTTATTGAGAGACATCAAATTGAAGGCAATACCGCTGAGATGATTGGCGACCATTTGAAAAAGGTATTTGAGCATTATTGCTAA
- a CDS encoding 30S ribosomal protein S6 — protein MNRYESTIIITPVLSDEDVKNKLKSFRDFLEKNGAKNVSDEHWGLKKLAYPIEKKRSGVYHIFDFEAPGEVIEKLELQYKRDESILRFLTVKLDKYGIEYADKRKKGQVGKSKAKKDNQPKEEVTNG, from the coding sequence ATGAATCGTTATGAATCCACTATCATCATTACTCCGGTGCTGTCGGACGAAGATGTGAAAAACAAGTTGAAGTCTTTCCGTGACTTCCTTGAAAAAAACGGCGCAAAAAATGTCTCTGACGAACATTGGGGACTCAAAAAACTAGCATATCCTATCGAGAAAAAGCGCTCTGGGGTATATCATATCTTTGATTTCGAAGCTCCAGGAGAGGTAATCGAAAAGCTAGAACTTCAATACAAAAGAGATGAGTCTATCTTGAGATTCTTGACCGTAAAGCTCGACAAGTATGGCATAGAGTATGCTGACAAGAGAAAGAAAGGACAAGTAGGAAAGTCAAAAGCAAAAAAAGATAATCAACCAAAAGAGGAGGTAACCAATGGCTAG